A stretch of Xenopus laevis strain J_2021 chromosome 8S, Xenopus_laevis_v10.1, whole genome shotgun sequence DNA encodes these proteins:
- the urm1.S gene encoding ubiquitin-related modifier 1 isoform X1, with product MAAPVSLLLEFGGGAELLFDGIKRHQVTLPNQSNPWDIRQLLVWIRDNLLKERPELFIQGDTVRPGILVLVNDADWELMGELDYQLQDKDNIVFISTLHGG from the exons ATGGCGGCGCCCGTATCTCTGCTGCTCGAATTTGG AGGTGGCGCAGAGCTCCTGTTTGATGGGATCAAGCGACATCAGGTGACATTGCCGAACCAATCAAATCCCT GGGACATCAGGCAGTTATTGGTTTGGATCAGAGACAACCTGTTAAAGGAACGGCCTGAGCTCTTCATACAAGGAGACACAGT GCGCCCTGGCATTCTGGTTCTGGTTAATGATGCAGATTGGGAACTGATG GGAGAGCTAGATTATCAACTGCAGGATAAAGACAACATCGTTTTCATTTCTACGTTACACGGTGGATAA
- the urm1.S gene encoding ubiquitin-related modifier 1 isoform X2 yields the protein MAAPVSLLLEFGGGAELLFDGIKRHQVTLPNQSNPWDIRQLLVWIRDNLLKERPELFIQGDTVRPGILVLVNDADWELMP from the exons ATGGCGGCGCCCGTATCTCTGCTGCTCGAATTTGG AGGTGGCGCAGAGCTCCTGTTTGATGGGATCAAGCGACATCAGGTGACATTGCCGAACCAATCAAATCCCT GGGACATCAGGCAGTTATTGGTTTGGATCAGAGACAACCTGTTAAAGGAACGGCCTGAGCTCTTCATACAAGGAGACACAGT GCGCCCTGGCATTCTGGTTCTGGTTAATGATGCAGATTGGGAACTGATG cCTTAG